A part of Thermodesulforhabdaceae bacterium genomic DNA contains:
- the ilvC gene encoding ketol-acid reductoisomerase → MRLFYESDADLGMLQGKKVAIIGYGSQGHAQAQNLRDSGVQVIVAQRPGSYNYNLALEHGFKPVSVEEAAEQADIIQILIPDHIQASVYRNSIAPHLKPGKMMMFSHGFNIHFGQIAPPKDVDVTMVAPKGPGHLVRSEYVRGAGVPALVAVYQNATGQALELALAYAKGIGATRAGVIETTFQEETETDLFGEQCVLCGGVTELIKAGFETLVEAGYQPEIAYFECLHELKLIVDLIYQGGFSYMRYSISDTAEYGDLTRGPRIITDETRQTMREILREIQSGKFAKEWILENQAGRPSFQALRKRARSHLIEEVGKKLRTMMPFLQAKEVPEA, encoded by the coding sequence TCCGATGCGGACCTTGGAATGTTACAGGGTAAAAAGGTGGCTATCATCGGTTACGGCAGCCAAGGACATGCCCAGGCTCAAAACCTAAGAGATAGCGGTGTGCAGGTAATCGTGGCCCAGCGCCCTGGGTCTTACAATTATAACCTTGCCTTAGAACACGGCTTTAAGCCGGTATCGGTCGAAGAAGCAGCAGAGCAGGCGGATATTATACAAATCCTGATACCCGATCATATTCAGGCGTCCGTTTATCGTAATTCTATCGCTCCTCATCTTAAGCCGGGTAAAATGATGATGTTTTCTCACGGGTTTAACATACATTTTGGGCAGATAGCCCCCCCAAAAGACGTTGATGTAACGATGGTTGCTCCCAAAGGACCGGGTCATTTGGTGAGAAGTGAGTATGTTCGAGGAGCTGGTGTGCCGGCTCTGGTTGCCGTTTATCAAAACGCCACAGGACAAGCTCTTGAGCTGGCTCTTGCATACGCAAAGGGTATAGGGGCCACTCGAGCAGGAGTAATAGAAACAACTTTTCAGGAGGAAACAGAAACAGATCTTTTCGGCGAGCAGTGCGTTCTCTGTGGAGGAGTTACGGAACTGATTAAGGCCGGTTTCGAGACTCTGGTTGAGGCTGGTTATCAACCTGAAATAGCCTACTTTGAGTGCCTTCATGAACTGAAACTCATTGTGGATCTGATCTACCAGGGTGGATTTTCCTACATGAGATATTCCATAAGTGACACAGCCGAGTATGGAGATCTCACCCGTGGTCCGCGCATTATCACCGATGAGACAAGACAAACGATGAGGGAAATTTTGAGAGAAATTCAATCTGGAAAATTCGCTAAGGAATGGATCTTGGAAAATCAGGCAGGTCGCCCGTCTTTCCAAGCCTTGAGAAAGCGAGCCAGGAGTCACCTCATTGAGGAAGTCGGTAAGAAGCTAAGAACTATGATGCCATTCCTTCAAGCAAAAGAGGTGCCCGAGGCTTAA
- a CDS encoding phosphatidylserine decarboxylase family protein yields the protein MEKLTEQVHSLSVKTRDRIPVAKEGYPFIFFAAFFTLITAILHITVIAFAGLGMTALVLYFFRDPHRIVSADPEDVVAPADGFVVEVKESSYPEQPASPCKKIGIFMTIFDVHVNRAPCPGRILKVCHQPGKFISAQKPSASIQNERNTVILETPKGEKVVLVQVAGLIARRIVFWFEEGDYVQKGDRIGMIRFGSRVDLYVPAGWNIKVSRGQRVKAGETLICKMT from the coding sequence ATGGAAAAGCTCACTGAACAAGTCCATTCTCTTTCGGTGAAAACCAGAGACCGCATCCCTGTAGCAAAGGAGGGCTATCCTTTCATATTTTTCGCCGCTTTTTTTACTCTGATTACGGCCATCCTTCACATAACAGTAATTGCTTTTGCGGGTCTTGGTATGACGGCGCTCGTTCTCTACTTTTTCCGAGATCCTCACAGAATTGTGTCGGCTGATCCAGAAGACGTAGTAGCCCCGGCCGACGGTTTTGTCGTTGAAGTCAAGGAAAGTTCCTATCCAGAACAACCTGCCTCCCCTTGCAAAAAAATTGGCATATTTATGACCATTTTCGATGTCCATGTTAACAGAGCTCCCTGCCCGGGAAGGATTCTTAAAGTTTGCCATCAACCGGGAAAGTTTATTTCAGCCCAAAAACCTAGCGCATCCATCCAAAATGAAAGAAACACCGTTATTCTTGAAACGCCAAAGGGTGAAAAGGTGGTTTTGGTTCAGGTGGCGGGACTTATAGCCAGAAGAATTGTTTTCTGGTTTGAAGAAGGAGATTATGTTCAGAAAGGTGACCGGATCGGTATGATCCGTTTTGGATCTCGCGTTGACCTTTATGTTCCTGCTGGATGGAACATCAAAGTGTCACGCGGACAGAGAGTAAAGGCAGGGGAGACGTTAATATGCAAAATGACATGA
- the pssA gene encoding CDP-diacylglycerol--serine O-phosphatidyltransferase, which produces MQNDMSYFRRNKRKKNDDNISKARRGIYILPNLLTTGNLFAGFVSIISTIHGEYEKAAIAILVSWIFDILDGKVARLSKATSRFGIEYDSLADLVAFGVAPGLLIYMWALTELDRLGWLAAFAFVACGALRLARFNTMATTEAKQYFLGLPIPGAAGMIASLVLFLHPHYPKPQEGVSMILMFVTFALSALMVSSIRYSAFKELDFIKTKPIRATFAIVMLIVVIAAKPRMIVFAGLLSYVLSGPSLWLKKTLSKSQPSSLEAKEEEKV; this is translated from the coding sequence ATGCAAAATGACATGAGCTATTTTAGAAGAAACAAACGTAAAAAAAACGATGACAACATTAGCAAAGCAAGAAGGGGAATATATATACTTCCCAACCTTCTCACAACAGGTAACCTATTTGCGGGGTTCGTTTCCATCATTAGCACTATTCACGGCGAATACGAAAAAGCTGCTATAGCCATACTCGTATCCTGGATATTTGATATTCTGGACGGAAAGGTAGCAAGACTTTCCAAAGCCACAAGCCGTTTTGGAATCGAATATGACTCGCTAGCAGATCTTGTAGCTTTTGGAGTTGCCCCGGGACTTCTTATCTATATGTGGGCTCTTACAGAATTGGATCGTCTGGGATGGTTAGCCGCTTTTGCATTTGTGGCTTGCGGAGCCTTGAGGCTTGCTCGCTTCAACACTATGGCAACAACGGAAGCTAAACAATACTTTCTTGGTCTTCCCATACCGGGAGCCGCAGGAATGATCGCAAGCCTCGTTCTGTTTCTCCACCCTCATTACCCGAAACCTCAGGAAGGCGTTTCCATGATCCTTATGTTTGTAACATTTGCCTTATCGGCTCTTATGGTCAGTAGCATCCGCTACAGCGCTTTCAAAGAACTGGATTTTATAAAAACAAAACCCATACGAGCTACATTCGCAATAGTTATGCTCATCGTGGTTATAGCTGCAAAGCCACGAATGATTGTTTTTGCCGGTCTGCTTTCTTATGTGCTTTCAGGTCCATCCCTATGGTTGAAGAAAACTCTAAGCAAGAGTCAACCTTCATCTCTTGAGGCAAAGGAAGAAGAAAAGGTTTAA
- the leuC gene encoding 3-isopropylmalate dehydratase large subunit gives MPGKTLAEKILSSHTKSDNVKPGQIVEVSVDFCFGNDITAPLAIKTLKEAGFNKVFDPYRIALIPDHFTPNKDIATAMQVKVMRDFAKEQGIPYFFELGRVGIEHALLPEEGLVLPGEIVVGADSHTCTYGALGAFATGVGSTDLAAIMATGKTWFKVPASIKIVFKGKLGPWVGGKDLILYTIGKIGVEGARYKALEFCGQVIENLPMADRFSLCNMAVEAGAKVGLIAPDRITEEYIKGIAKRPYKFYASDPDAEYEEVYEWDVSSLEPLVAFPHLPENVHPVSEARDIAIDQVVIGSCTNGRIEDLRIAAKILKGRKVHPRVRCLIFPATPRIYQQALEEGLIKIFVDAEAVVSPPTCGPCLGGHMGILAKGERAIATTNRNFVGRMGHPESEVFLSNAAVAAASAVTGYITHPEVL, from the coding sequence ATGCCAGGAAAAACTCTAGCTGAAAAGATTCTTTCTTCTCATACAAAGTCCGACAATGTTAAACCGGGACAGATTGTCGAAGTGTCGGTAGATTTTTGTTTCGGAAACGACATTACAGCTCCACTTGCTATAAAGACTTTAAAAGAAGCCGGTTTTAACAAAGTCTTTGATCCCTACCGCATTGCTCTCATACCCGATCACTTCACGCCCAATAAGGACATCGCAACAGCTATGCAAGTGAAGGTCATGAGAGATTTTGCAAAAGAGCAGGGGATTCCTTACTTTTTCGAATTGGGACGGGTAGGTATCGAACACGCCCTTCTTCCCGAAGAGGGGTTGGTGCTTCCTGGAGAAATTGTTGTAGGGGCAGACAGCCACACCTGCACTTACGGTGCTCTTGGTGCCTTTGCAACAGGCGTAGGAAGCACCGATCTTGCTGCCATAATGGCTACTGGAAAAACATGGTTCAAAGTTCCAGCATCTATCAAGATTGTGTTCAAAGGCAAACTTGGTCCGTGGGTTGGCGGGAAAGATCTTATTCTTTATACCATAGGCAAAATTGGCGTAGAAGGTGCTCGATATAAGGCTCTGGAGTTTTGCGGACAGGTTATAGAAAATCTTCCAATGGCTGATCGTTTTTCTCTGTGCAATATGGCGGTTGAAGCGGGAGCAAAGGTTGGATTGATTGCTCCCGACCGTATCACAGAAGAATACATTAAGGGAATTGCAAAGCGTCCATATAAATTCTATGCGAGTGACCCCGATGCGGAATACGAGGAAGTTTACGAATGGGATGTGTCGTCGCTTGAACCACTAGTGGCATTTCCTCATCTTCCAGAAAATGTTCATCCTGTGAGTGAGGCACGTGACATCGCAATTGATCAGGTTGTTATAGGCTCTTGCACCAACGGTAGAATTGAAGATCTTAGAATTGCTGCAAAAATTCTAAAAGGTAGAAAGGTGCATCCAAGAGTCAGATGTCTCATTTTCCCAGCGACCCCCAGGATATACCAGCAAGCTCTGGAAGAAGGATTGATCAAAATATTCGTTGATGCAGAAGCCGTCGTGAGCCCCCCAACTTGTGGTCCCTGTCTTGGAGGACACATGGGAATCCTGGCGAAAGGGGAACGGGCTATTGCCACAACTAACAGAAACTTTGTAGGACGTATGGGGCACCCAGAAAGTGAAGTATTCTTAAGCAACGCCGCCGTGGCTGCAGCTTCGGCTGTTACCGGCTACATCACCCACCCCGAGGTGTTATGA
- the leuD gene encoding 3-isopropylmalate dehydratase small subunit, whose product MRFRGRAWLFGDNIDTDAIIPARYLNTSDPQELAKHCMEDADANFVNKISPGDIIVAGKNFGCGSSREHAPIAIKAAGISCVIAESFARIFYRNAFNMGLPIVECPGINGKIKEGDEIIVDLSKGTIENVSTGETFSAEPLPSFMQELLKSGGLINYVKNQVKESR is encoded by the coding sequence ATGCGCTTTCGTGGGCGAGCTTGGTTGTTCGGCGACAACATCGATACTGATGCTATAATCCCTGCGCGGTATTTAAACACGAGCGATCCTCAGGAACTGGCTAAGCATTGTATGGAAGACGCTGATGCTAACTTTGTCAATAAGATAAGCCCTGGAGATATCATTGTAGCTGGGAAGAACTTCGGTTGTGGATCGTCTCGAGAACACGCTCCTATAGCTATCAAAGCGGCTGGTATAAGTTGCGTGATAGCAGAAAGTTTTGCCAGAATCTTTTACAGAAACGCCTTTAACATGGGACTTCCCATTGTTGAGTGTCCCGGTATTAACGGAAAAATCAAAGAAGGCGATGAAATAATCGTTGATCTTTCAAAGGGCACTATTGAGAATGTCTCTACAGGGGAAACTTTTTCTGCGGAGCCACTTCCATCCTTTATGCAGGAACTTCTTAAATCCGGAGGACTTATCAATTACGTAAAAAACCAGGTTAAAGAATCCAGATAA
- a CDS encoding 3-isopropylmalate dehydrogenase — MAKHYRIATIPGDGTGPEVVREAVKVLNEVALKEDFTIEWIPYDLGGDRYIRTGEILPDSVVDELRQTDAILLGAIGHPDVKPGILERGLLLELRFRLDQYINLRPVVLYPGVETPLKDKSPEEIDFVVIRENTEGLYSGAGGVLRKDTPYEVAVQESINTRMGVERCIRYAFEYTRKRNKKKKLTLCGKTNVLIYAFGLWERVFYEVAKEYPDIQTDYAHVDATCMWMVKNPEWFDVIVTDNMFGDIITDLGAIIQGGMGIAAGGNINPQGVSMFEPIGGSAPKYTGKNVINPLAAICAGQMLLEHIGEERAAKTVLEAVKKVVARDVKSLAAGKMGMTTSEVGDKVCQYVRDYKED; from the coding sequence ATGGCGAAACATTATCGCATTGCAACTATTCCGGGCGATGGCACAGGACCAGAAGTAGTCCGAGAAGCTGTTAAAGTGCTGAATGAAGTGGCGTTGAAAGAGGACTTTACCATTGAATGGATTCCATATGATCTGGGAGGAGACCGATACATAAGAACAGGTGAGATACTACCGGATAGCGTGGTCGATGAACTTCGCCAAACAGACGCAATCCTCCTTGGAGCAATTGGACATCCGGATGTTAAACCGGGCATTCTGGAACGGGGACTTCTTCTGGAATTACGCTTTAGACTTGATCAGTATATAAATCTTAGACCTGTAGTGCTTTATCCAGGCGTTGAAACCCCACTAAAAGATAAGTCCCCCGAAGAGATAGACTTTGTTGTTATTCGAGAAAACACGGAAGGGTTATATTCTGGAGCGGGCGGCGTGCTCCGCAAAGACACTCCCTATGAGGTTGCGGTTCAGGAATCTATTAACACAAGAATGGGCGTAGAACGTTGCATCCGTTACGCCTTTGAATACACTCGAAAGCGTAACAAGAAAAAGAAACTCACCCTGTGTGGCAAAACCAATGTGCTTATTTATGCCTTTGGGCTTTGGGAACGGGTATTCTACGAAGTGGCCAAGGAATATCCGGACATTCAAACCGACTATGCTCATGTGGATGCTACCTGTATGTGGATGGTAAAAAATCCTGAATGGTTTGATGTTATAGTCACCGACAACATGTTCGGCGATATTATAACGGACCTTGGAGCCATCATTCAGGGAGGAATGGGTATAGCCGCTGGAGGAAATATCAATCCACAAGGAGTCTCAATGTTTGAGCCTATCGGCGGGTCAGCACCCAAATATACAGGCAAAAATGTCATAAATCCTCTTGCAGCGATCTGCGCAGGACAGATGCTTCTGGAACATATCGGTGAAGAAAGAGCTGCTAAAACTGTGCTTGAAGCGGTAAAGAAGGTGGTGGCTAGAGATGTTAAAAGCCTTGCCGCAGGGAAAATGGGGATGACAACATCGGAAGTTGGGGATAAAGTTTGCCAGTATGTTAGAGACTATAAGGAAGATTAG
- a CDS encoding aspartate-semialdehyde dehydrogenase, whose amino-acid sequence MSSQGYNVAVVGATGAVGTMMIKVLEERNFPVKSIKFLASARSAGKKLAFKGTEVNVDELKESSFKGVDIALFSAGASVSRTFGPIAVSSGCVVVDNSSAFRMDPETPLVVPEVNPHALKNHKGLISNPNCSTIQMVVALKPIRDAAGIKRIVVTTFQAVSGTGQKAIFELEKQVHAWAKGESVLPRSVYPHQIAFNCLPHIGAFLDNAYTEEEMKMVNETRKIFEDQSIAVSATTVRVPVFYGHSESVNVELKSPLSPEEARELLSKAEGVAVIDDPKNNLYPMPIHAAGQDKTLVGRIRKDLSVEHGLAMWIVADNIRKGAATNAVQIAELLIQGGMI is encoded by the coding sequence ATGAGTTCTCAAGGTTATAATGTTGCAGTGGTTGGAGCTACCGGGGCTGTAGGAACAATGATGATTAAAGTTCTGGAGGAGCGTAATTTCCCGGTAAAGTCTATTAAATTCCTCGCATCCGCAAGATCTGCAGGTAAAAAGCTTGCGTTCAAAGGCACAGAAGTAAATGTTGATGAACTGAAGGAGTCATCTTTTAAGGGTGTGGACATTGCTCTCTTTTCGGCTGGAGCTTCAGTAAGCCGCACCTTTGGTCCGATAGCCGTATCTTCTGGCTGTGTTGTGGTGGATAATTCTAGTGCCTTCCGTATGGATCCGGAAACACCTCTTGTTGTTCCCGAAGTAAATCCACATGCTTTGAAAAACCACAAAGGACTTATTTCCAACCCCAATTGCTCCACTATTCAAATGGTAGTCGCTTTGAAGCCCATAAGAGATGCAGCGGGCATCAAACGCATTGTTGTTACAACTTTTCAGGCTGTTTCCGGCACTGGACAGAAAGCGATATTCGAACTGGAGAAACAGGTTCATGCCTGGGCTAAAGGGGAATCTGTGCTACCAAGGTCGGTTTATCCCCATCAGATCGCTTTTAATTGCCTTCCACACATTGGAGCCTTCCTAGATAATGCATACACCGAAGAAGAAATGAAAATGGTCAACGAAACTCGAAAGATCTTTGAAGATCAATCCATTGCAGTATCGGCAACAACAGTGCGAGTCCCGGTTTTTTACGGTCATTCAGAATCGGTTAATGTTGAACTCAAATCACCACTTTCTCCAGAAGAAGCAAGGGAACTCCTTTCTAAAGCTGAAGGTGTGGCGGTGATAGATGATCCCAAAAACAATCTCTATCCTATGCCAATTCACGCTGCAGGACAGGATAAAACTCTTGTGGGACGGATTCGAAAGGACCTTTCGGTAGAACACGGTCTCGCAATGTGGATCGTTGCTGATAATATCAGAAAGGGAGCAGCAACAAACGCCGTTCAGATTGCAGAACTTTTGATTCAAGGCGGTATGATTTGA
- the rsmD gene encoding 16S rRNA (guanine(966)-N(2))-methyltransferase RsmD: MRITGGTLKGRRLLVPKVPNIRPTTDRVRESIFNVLRSRVEGRRVLDLFAGTGALGIEALSRGASEAVFVEKDKKVSEILRKNLTSCNLENRSLVFTIPAEKAISLFIKRSEKFHLIFLDPPYYSSFASSTLASIPPLLSDEGVVIVEHDVKETPIIDELTWDIVDRRLFGRTVVCFLELNSDGGFSS; encoded by the coding sequence ATGCGAATTACTGGTGGAACTTTGAAGGGAAGGAGATTGTTGGTTCCGAAGGTTCCGAATATTCGTCCGACAACTGACCGGGTTCGAGAATCGATTTTCAACGTTCTAAGGTCACGGGTTGAGGGAAGGCGAGTGCTAGACCTTTTTGCAGGCACCGGTGCACTAGGGATTGAAGCCCTAAGTCGTGGAGCTTCAGAAGCAGTTTTTGTGGAAAAGGATAAAAAGGTATCAGAAATTTTGAGAAAAAACCTGACATCCTGCAATCTTGAAAACAGGTCCCTGGTTTTTACAATACCCGCTGAAAAGGCCATTTCCTTATTTATAAAACGTTCCGAGAAGTTCCACCTCATATTCTTGGACCCTCCTTATTATTCATCTTTTGCTTCCTCGACTTTGGCTTCTATCCCTCCCCTGCTGAGCGATGAAGGTGTAGTAATTGTGGAACATGACGTTAAAGAGACGCCCATAATTGATGAGCTTACCTGGGATATTGTAGATAGACGCCTGTTTGGAAGAACTGTGGTCTGTTTTCTCGAATTAAACAGTGACGGAGGTTTTTCTTCATGA
- the coaD gene encoding pantetheine-phosphate adenylyltransferase has translation MNHCTLAVYPGSFDPITNGHLDLLARGLKLFDKIIIAVAVNPAKTPLFTLEERLELIKASLEDFPLKNRVEVDAFEGLLVDYVKKIGAKAILRGLRAVSDFEYEFQMALMNRRLNSEVETFFLMTGMRWIYISSRIIKEVAMAGGCVKGLVPEPVEKKLIERLSTKPRNC, from the coding sequence ATGAACCATTGTACTCTTGCTGTATATCCTGGATCTTTCGATCCCATTACGAACGGCCATCTCGACCTGCTCGCGAGAGGGCTGAAACTCTTTGATAAAATTATTATAGCTGTAGCAGTAAATCCCGCTAAAACTCCCCTTTTTACCCTTGAAGAAAGGCTTGAATTGATCAAAGCCTCGCTAGAGGACTTTCCTCTCAAAAACCGGGTTGAAGTTGACGCTTTTGAAGGGCTTCTTGTCGATTATGTGAAAAAGATCGGAGCCAAAGCTATCTTGAGGGGACTTAGGGCAGTAAGTGATTTTGAATATGAATTTCAAATGGCTCTAATGAACAGACGCCTTAACTCGGAAGTAGAAACATTCTTTTTGATGACGGGCATGAGATGGATCTACATTAGTTCGCGAATTATCAAAGAAGTGGCTATGGCTGGTGGATGTGTTAAAGGTCTGGTGCCTGAACCCGTGGAAAAAAAGCTCATAGAAAGGCTCAGCACAAAGCCAAGAAATTGCTAA
- a CDS encoding ATP-binding cassette domain-containing protein, which produces MKLLAVEDLDIWLTWRLPGGMTSNRQIACGVSFELESGQVLGILGESGSGKTLLAYSLTGLLGKGVIVRRGVMYFNGEKMDLARSSSRLGNLRGQGIFLLPQSPAGAFHPYRSVVNQLMEISRNIDTEALLERVGIPKSCKSKAPFCFSGGMQRRILLAMAMAIRPLLLIADEPTEGLDPVTKWEVLSILGHLIKSSNTAMIFITHDLESLAALESLVGVDRVRVALFHRGVMDIRKSVIELIIKKYGDDVYPVVTRTQKEQRKLLEINSLEKSYAKTSKVLDGISFSLEEGKNGGFIGRSGVGKTTLLKCIAGIEPFNKGVLMWEGKEFNPFPYRFQGEVQLLWQDPYVSLNPYLMSKDIIVEPLGNIKDAKDKLLEIIETVGLVEDSLYKYPWELSGGQCQRVALARSLIKRPRLLLLDEPFSGLYPPDRRKLTHVLKKFCSEKGITLLVASHDLTVVETLTNQVWVLDKGMIVEQGEPQKVFINPAHSETVALVEASKRFSNLLNR; this is translated from the coding sequence ATGAAACTTCTAGCCGTCGAAGACCTTGATATATGGTTAACTTGGAGACTCCCTGGAGGGATGACTTCAAATCGTCAGATTGCCTGTGGTGTTTCATTTGAACTTGAATCGGGACAGGTGCTCGGCATTCTTGGAGAAAGCGGTTCGGGCAAGACCCTTCTAGCCTATAGTCTTACCGGTCTTCTGGGGAAAGGTGTGATCGTTCGCCGGGGTGTTATGTATTTCAATGGCGAAAAAATGGATCTTGCCAGATCCTCTAGCAGACTCGGTAACCTTAGAGGGCAAGGCATTTTTTTACTGCCTCAGAGTCCTGCTGGAGCTTTTCATCCGTATCGCTCTGTGGTAAATCAACTTATGGAAATAAGCCGCAACATAGATACAGAAGCCCTTCTTGAAAGGGTCGGTATTCCAAAGTCTTGCAAATCAAAGGCTCCTTTCTGTTTTAGCGGTGGTATGCAAAGAAGGATTCTACTGGCAATGGCTATGGCAATTCGCCCACTTCTTCTTATAGCTGATGAACCGACGGAAGGCCTCGACCCTGTAACCAAGTGGGAAGTGCTTTCTATTTTGGGCCATCTCATTAAGTCCAGCAATACTGCCATGATTTTTATTACTCACGATTTAGAAAGCCTTGCCGCTCTGGAAAGCCTTGTTGGAGTTGACCGCGTAAGAGTGGCTCTTTTTCATCGGGGTGTTATGGATATCCGCAAAAGCGTTATCGAATTGATAATAAAAAAATATGGCGATGATGTTTACCCAGTAGTAACCAGAACCCAAAAAGAGCAACGCAAACTTCTGGAAATCAATTCTCTTGAAAAGAGCTATGCCAAAACTTCCAAAGTTCTCGATGGAATCTCCTTTAGCTTAGAAGAAGGAAAAAACGGAGGGTTTATAGGACGAAGTGGGGTTGGAAAGACAACCCTTCTCAAATGTATAGCCGGCATCGAACCTTTTAACAAAGGAGTTCTCATGTGGGAGGGAAAAGAATTCAACCCCTTCCCTTATCGTTTCCAGGGCGAAGTTCAATTATTATGGCAGGATCCATACGTGTCTTTGAATCCTTACCTGATGAGCAAGGATATTATAGTCGAGCCTCTTGGTAATATCAAAGACGCCAAAGATAAATTGCTCGAAATAATAGAAACCGTAGGTCTTGTTGAAGATTCCCTCTATAAATACCCATGGGAACTAAGTGGAGGACAGTGTCAGAGGGTAGCTCTTGCTAGAAGCCTCATAAAAAGGCCCAGGCTCCTACTCCTCGACGAACCTTTCAGCGGTCTATATCCTCCTGATAGACGTAAGCTCACACATGTGTTGAAAAAATTCTGTTCAGAAAAAGGGATAACTCTTCTTGTTGCTTCTCACGATCTCACCGTTGTTGAAACTCTTACAAATCAAGTCTGGGTATTGGATAAAGGAATGATTGTAGAGCAAGGAGAACCACAAAAAGTCTTTATTAACCCTGCTCATTCAGAAACTGTCGCTTTAGTTGAAGCGTCTAAAAGATTCTCGAATCTTTTGAACCGATGA
- a CDS encoding ABC transporter permease, translating to MKYEPEILETTRTFSGVLANLKSKIPFILLLLLAFLIFGLPLTGIIQDPYRIDLSHRLLSPSREFPLGTDALGRCLLSRTVIGGKITIISGLFATVLAASLGTIMALISMIRHSIIRETVTLIMDSWLAFPDLLLVFMLTLIFGDSISGLIISLALAVWPWWGRFVRNLLLVAYAQEHVIASRVAGVGSLRLFRFSVLPQILPPLGSAFFIRSARSIVLFGGVGFLGLGMQPPMPEWGAMVRDSMPLILGAPWMIIGPAVGFTIVVAIFQWCAVNIRNFTNDRGYSFL from the coding sequence ATGAAATACGAGCCGGAAATTTTAGAAACAACCCGCACATTTTCAGGTGTTTTAGCAAACTTGAAATCTAAAATCCCTTTTATCCTGCTATTGTTACTGGCTTTTCTCATTTTTGGACTTCCTCTAACCGGTATCATCCAGGATCCCTATAGAATAGACTTGAGCCATCGCTTGTTATCTCCTAGCAGGGAGTTTCCCCTTGGCACAGATGCCCTCGGGCGTTGTTTACTATCCAGAACAGTAATTGGTGGCAAAATTACCATAATTTCCGGACTTTTTGCTACTGTTCTTGCGGCTTCCCTTGGAACGATTATGGCTTTGATATCGATGATAAGACATTCCATCATTAGAGAAACCGTAACGTTGATTATGGATAGCTGGCTTGCCTTTCCCGATTTGCTTCTTGTCTTTATGCTAACTTTGATTTTTGGAGATTCTATATCCGGGTTGATCATCAGTCTGGCTCTCGCCGTATGGCCCTGGTGGGGAAGGTTTGTTCGGAACCTTCTCCTTGTGGCTTATGCTCAGGAGCATGTTATTGCTTCCAGAGTTGCTGGTGTTGGTAGCCTTCGCCTGTTTCGGTTCTCTGTCCTTCCTCAGATTTTACCACCGTTAGGATCAGCTTTTTTTATAAGATCAGCCCGTTCAATTGTGCTTTTTGGTGGGGTTGGGTTTTTGGGGTTAGGGATGCAGCCTCCTATGCCTGAATGGGGAGCCATGGTCAGGGATTCAATGCCTTTAATTTTAGGGGCTCCATGGATGATTATTGGGCCCGCCGTAGGTTTTACGATTGTTGTAGCAATTTTTCAATGGTGCGCTGTCAATATACGAAACTTTACCAATGATCGGGGTTATTCTTTTCTGTGA